One Calditrichia bacterium DNA window includes the following coding sequences:
- a CDS encoding AAA family ATPase produces MSKATENLYIDFQRNRERLQEQLAQIVRRYGKPVFPEDNSNALLGSYVRAFFLPGEPRKFFISNTSLKPEYLDLTVRPAQNPSQVQLPNGVTLGIRGHLFPTDHVAPQLVVDRIVEVVAMPPRPFEATIDVNCNLSGDHTEKNILAPELIAKLPEIALQTRENLHHWRDYLDWKREIIERELGGIRYLDASLENEQLKFHVIAKNEQEFREMESLFREDSLSVFPLRYSQNEWEFRYARDNRFFSGVMLGDFRDAQPANAAAFKKLLRGCPWESPFVALVRFDLPADDRDQLPAMKPAERTMYLEQRMAQLPENGFLANSLIGDFTVLYRQQQALDMLERQSGFAPFISAWLFDIDKATPPQLSTPIDDWLMPNINAGQKRAVQKMLDAPDVALVQGPPGTGKTTVIGEAIYQLARQGKTVLLASQANLAVDNALEKLASVPDIRAIRLGRRHKLSAEGERFAEDRVLEKFYQSLADAAETQFLKPWQIQDAQLNALRDALDWFEIRENQLAEAAKSSDIPAEKSPKLMALEQLQSQVSGLLQLLSGDELAEISLPEKLAAVVENAFVNPLQHLSDALVDLLVPPFQPERIPHRTPIATQFPALWRAWLRLQSQLPDIRDAVAKIREPQQPDSEKISQLQQSLATVEAALESGDDSQLAEWRTLRRELAESSRSAKPNLKLLAEIFNLSPDLERRLSGDDSTRQQALTVVENGLKTIESTGKRIEKARAKLTENLREMLKNLEEKQQLLAKTAAKTDTKQREQHIKTQIAAELREQAKIWQSRGWLPEQTALDDPAAVRDELEHRLVESAASFALEGDFRERWAPFISQWHSQLRNPVQATLDHPHLIDTYLDLCNVVGVTCNENPRLLEGKNKHFFDVAIIDEVSKATPPELLMPMLLARKTILVGDHRQLPPLFKEREGSWEEALEDAPSRLKTLLTKENFYRFRDMVTSSLFKNYFEQAAGAIKETLLVQYRMHPQIMAVINHFYEHRLTCGLPEPDRQRSHGMTIPARDGRRFIVPETHALWVDTSRDAQGKPQYERQSGTSKINPLEATLMIELLRKIDAQSRKNGFGPDKRKAVGVISFYGRQIGDIRSRIRRERFEVLDIDVNTVDQFQGKEKSIILVSLVRHLPGGANANMQFVAQFERINVAFSRAQELLVIFGAKDTFAGCEVELPNMDQPGSVKKHIYGDIIESLKSGGRLFSSATI; encoded by the coding sequence ATGAGCAAAGCGACAGAAAACCTCTACATCGATTTTCAGCGAAACCGGGAACGACTGCAAGAGCAACTGGCACAAATTGTCCGGCGCTATGGCAAACCGGTTTTCCCGGAAGACAACAGCAATGCCTTGCTCGGCTCGTATGTCCGGGCGTTTTTTTTGCCCGGTGAACCCCGCAAATTTTTTATCTCCAACACATCGCTGAAGCCGGAATATCTCGATTTGACCGTTCGTCCGGCGCAAAATCCGTCACAGGTGCAACTGCCGAACGGCGTTACGCTGGGCATTCGCGGGCATCTTTTTCCGACGGATCACGTTGCGCCGCAACTGGTGGTGGATCGCATTGTGGAAGTGGTTGCCATGCCGCCGCGCCCGTTCGAGGCAACCATTGATGTCAACTGCAACCTCTCCGGCGATCACACCGAGAAAAATATCCTCGCTCCGGAATTGATTGCAAAGTTGCCGGAAATTGCGCTGCAAACCCGGGAAAATTTGCATCACTGGCGCGATTATCTGGATTGGAAACGGGAAATCATTGAGCGCGAACTGGGCGGCATTCGCTATCTGGACGCATCGCTGGAAAATGAACAGCTCAAATTTCATGTGATCGCCAAAAACGAGCAGGAATTCCGGGAGATGGAATCGCTGTTCCGGGAAGATTCGCTGAGCGTTTTTCCGCTGCGCTATTCGCAAAATGAATGGGAATTTCGCTATGCGCGGGACAACCGTTTTTTCTCCGGCGTGATGCTCGGCGATTTTCGGGATGCGCAACCCGCGAACGCTGCCGCATTCAAAAAATTGCTGCGCGGATGTCCGTGGGAATCGCCGTTTGTGGCGCTGGTGCGATTCGATTTGCCCGCCGATGACCGCGATCAACTGCCGGCGATGAAGCCCGCCGAACGAACGATGTATCTCGAACAGCGCATGGCGCAACTGCCGGAAAACGGTTTTTTGGCAAATTCGCTAATTGGTGATTTTACAGTACTTTACCGCCAGCAACAAGCGCTGGACATGCTCGAACGGCAATCCGGATTTGCACCGTTTATTTCCGCGTGGCTGTTCGATATCGACAAAGCCACGCCGCCGCAACTCAGCACACCCATCGACGATTGGCTGATGCCGAACATCAACGCCGGGCAAAAACGCGCGGTGCAAAAAATGCTCGATGCGCCGGACGTTGCGCTGGTGCAGGGTCCGCCGGGAACCGGAAAAACCACGGTCATCGGCGAGGCAATTTACCAGCTCGCGCGGCAGGGGAAAACCGTGCTGTTGGCATCGCAGGCGAATCTGGCGGTGGACAACGCGCTGGAAAAATTGGCCAGCGTGCCGGATATCCGGGCGATCCGGCTGGGTCGTCGCCACAAATTATCCGCCGAAGGCGAGCGATTCGCCGAAGACCGCGTGCTGGAAAAATTTTACCAATCGCTGGCGGACGCTGCCGAAACGCAATTTTTGAAACCGTGGCAAATTCAGGATGCGCAATTGAACGCCCTCCGCGATGCGCTGGACTGGTTCGAAATCCGCGAAAACCAGCTTGCCGAAGCCGCCAAATCGAGTGACATTCCGGCGGAAAAATCGCCAAAACTGATGGCGCTGGAACAGTTGCAATCACAGGTTTCGGGACTGCTGCAATTGCTTTCCGGCGATGAACTTGCGGAAATTTCGCTGCCGGAAAAACTGGCTGCAGTGGTGGAAAATGCGTTTGTAAATCCGCTGCAACATTTGAGCGATGCGCTGGTGGATTTGCTGGTTCCGCCGTTTCAACCGGAACGAATCCCCCACCGGACACCAATCGCGACACAGTTTCCCGCTTTGTGGCGGGCGTGGCTGCGGCTGCAATCGCAACTGCCGGACATTCGCGATGCTGTCGCCAAAATCCGCGAACCGCAGCAGCCGGATAGCGAAAAAATTTCGCAGCTTCAGCAATCGCTGGCGACAGTCGAAGCTGCGCTGGAATCCGGCGATGACAGCCAACTTGCCGAATGGCGAACGCTGCGCCGCGAACTCGCCGAATCCAGCCGATCAGCCAAACCAAACCTGAAATTGCTGGCGGAAATTTTCAATCTCTCACCGGATCTGGAGCGGCGGCTTTCCGGCGACGACAGCACCCGACAACAGGCGCTGACAGTGGTCGAAAACGGGCTGAAAACCATCGAATCGACCGGAAAACGCATCGAAAAAGCCCGCGCAAAGCTGACCGAAAATTTGCGGGAAATGCTCAAAAATCTCGAAGAAAAGCAGCAACTGCTCGCCAAAACCGCCGCCAAAACCGATACCAAACAACGCGAACAGCACATCAAAACGCAGATTGCTGCGGAGCTGCGCGAACAGGCTAAAATCTGGCAATCGCGCGGCTGGCTGCCCGAGCAAACGGCGCTGGACGATCCCGCCGCCGTTCGCGACGAACTGGAGCACCGGCTGGTGGAATCCGCCGCCAGTTTTGCGCTGGAAGGTGACTTCCGGGAACGTTGGGCACCGTTCATTTCGCAATGGCACTCGCAGTTGCGCAATCCGGTGCAGGCGACGCTGGATCACCCGCATCTCATCGATACATATCTCGATTTGTGCAATGTTGTGGGCGTCACCTGCAACGAAAACCCGCGTTTGCTGGAAGGCAAAAACAAACATTTTTTCGATGTCGCGATCATCGACGAAGTGAGCAAAGCCACCCCGCCGGAGCTGCTGATGCCCATGTTGCTGGCGCGAAAAACCATCCTCGTCGGTGATCACCGGCAGTTGCCGCCGCTGTTCAAAGAGCGCGAAGGCTCGTGGGAAGAAGCGCTCGAAGATGCGCCATCTCGCCTGAAAACGTTGCTTACGAAAGAAAATTTTTATCGCTTCCGCGATATGGTTACCTCGTCGCTGTTCAAAAATTATTTTGAGCAGGCTGCCGGCGCGATAAAAGAAACGCTGCTGGTGCAGTATCGCATGCATCCGCAAATTATGGCGGTGATCAACCATTTTTACGAACACCGGCTCACCTGCGGACTGCCGGAACCGGATCGCCAGCGCAGCCACGGCATGACCATCCCGGCACGCGACGGACGGCGGTTTATCGTGCCGGAAACGCATGCGCTGTGGGTGGATACATCGCGGGATGCGCAGGGCAAACCGCAATATGAGCGGCAAAGTGGCACCTCAAAAATCAATCCGTTGGAAGCAACACTGATGATCGAGTTGCTCCGCAAAATTGATGCGCAATCCCGCAAAAACGGCTTCGGGCCGGACAAACGCAAAGCGGTCGGCGTGATTTCATTTTACGGGCGACAGATCGGCGACATCCGCAGCCGCATTCGCCGCGAACGGTTTGAGGTGCTGGACATCGACGTGAACACGGTGGACCAGTTTCAGGGTAAGGAAAAATCGATTATTCTGGTGAGCCTCGTGCGGCATTTGCCCGGCGGCGCGAACGCGAACATGCAGTTTGTGGCGCAGTTCGAGCGCATTAACGTGGCGTTTTCCCGGGCGCAGGAATTGCTGGTGATCTTCGGTGCGAAAGATACCTTCGCCGGTTGCGAAGTGGAGCTGCCAAATATGGATCAACCCGGTAGCGTGAAAAAGCATATTTACGGCGACATCATCGAATCGCTGAAAAGCGGCGGACGGCTATTTTCCTCGGCAACAATTTAA
- a CDS encoding NAD-dependent protein deacylase, producing MAENGTYWQKIEQVADQLATAKRVLFITGAGISAESGLPTYRGIGGLYDGKVTEHDIPIEEALSGFMMRNNPQLTWQYLSEIERKSRGALHNAAHQVIAEIEDTGRRVCVLTQNVDGFHVDAGSQNVIEIHGNLRTLICPKCAERIENVDYSGIDLPPDCPNCGTIMRPDVILFGEFLEEKKISQLSAELARGFDVVFSVGTSSLFPYISAPVIHAAERGIPTVEINPAETDISSIVATKIGTGAVQAMRDIWGKIK from the coding sequence ATGGCTGAAAATGGAACGTATTGGCAAAAAATTGAACAGGTTGCTGATCAGTTGGCGACTGCCAAACGAGTCCTGTTTATTACCGGTGCGGGCATTTCGGCGGAGTCCGGCTTGCCGACTTACCGGGGCATCGGCGGGTTGTACGATGGCAAAGTTACCGAGCATGATATTCCCATCGAAGAAGCGCTTTCCGGTTTTATGATGCGAAACAATCCCCAACTGACTTGGCAATACCTCTCAGAAATTGAGAGGAAATCGCGCGGCGCGTTGCACAATGCGGCGCATCAGGTGATTGCGGAAATCGAGGATACTGGCCGCCGGGTTTGTGTGCTGACCCAAAATGTGGACGGATTTCACGTTGATGCAGGTTCGCAAAATGTGATTGAAATTCACGGGAATTTACGCACGCTGATTTGCCCGAAATGTGCCGAGCGCATCGAAAATGTGGATTATTCGGGCATCGATTTGCCGCCGGACTGTCCGAATTGCGGCACTATTATGCGTCCGGATGTAATTTTATTTGGGGAATTTCTGGAAGAAAAGAAAATTTCGCAGCTCTCTGCCGAACTGGCCCGGGGATTCGATGTGGTGTTCAGCGTGGGAACCAGCAGCCTGTTTCCCTACATTTCCGCTCCGGTCATTCATGCGGCTGAGCGGGGCATTCCAACGGTGGAAATCAACCCCGCTGAAACCGATATTTCTTCAATTGTAGCCACCAAAATAGGAACTGGCGCCGTGCAGGCAATGCGCGATATTTGGGGAAAAATTAAATAA
- a CDS encoding S-adenosylmethionine decarboxylase proenzyme — MNALGRHILAEFYGCDANILNDSQMIEAYMKQAALECGATIVSSTFHTFNPHGVSGVVVIAESHLAIHTWPEYGYAAVDVFTCGETVDPTVANDSLKESLQAEKVKVMELKRGELSSNKVLPHKPVIAE, encoded by the coding sequence ATGAACGCTTTGGGACGTCATATTCTGGCTGAGTTTTACGGATGTGATGCCAACATTCTGAACGATTCACAGATGATCGAAGCATACATGAAACAGGCTGCCCTGGAATGCGGCGCAACAATTGTCAGCTCGACATTCCACACATTTAACCCGCACGGTGTCAGCGGGGTTGTGGTCATCGCAGAATCTCATCTTGCAATCCATACCTGGCCGGAATACGGATATGCCGCGGTCGACGTTTTCACCTGCGGTGAAACGGTTGATCCGACAGTAGCAAATGATTCCCTGAAAGAATCGCTTCAGGCTGAAAAAGTAAAAGTGATGGAATTAAAACGCGGTGAATTGAGCAGCAACAAAGTGCTGCCACACAAACCGGTTATTGCAGAATAA